A genomic segment from Pollutimonas thiosulfatoxidans encodes:
- the phnD gene encoding phosphonate ABC transporter substrate-binding protein — MFTSVRSGLAASLLAGAAFCGVSAAEPAQQLNFGIISTESSQNLKAQWDPFLADMSKKTGMDIRAFFAPDYAGIIQGMRFDKVDVAWYGNKSAMEAVDRAGGEIIAQTVAANGAPGYWSILIAHKDSPINSVQDMLAKAGELTFSNGDPNSTSGYLVPGYYVFAKNDVDPRKIFKRTLNASHEVNALSVANKQVDLATFNTEGMERLEETNPQKAAALKVIWKSPLIPADPIVWRKNLPEQTKVKIRDFFTTYGGTEQEMAILAGLQWGKFRASDNDQLLPIRQLELFKERSQVLADSTLDAAQQQARVKQIDADLEKLSARMAALEGAKKVASVD; from the coding sequence ATGTTCACATCAGTACGTAGTGGCCTCGCGGCTTCCCTACTGGCCGGCGCGGCGTTCTGCGGCGTGTCAGCGGCAGAGCCCGCCCAGCAATTGAATTTCGGCATCATCTCGACCGAGTCTTCGCAGAACCTTAAGGCCCAGTGGGATCCCTTCCTGGCCGACATGAGCAAAAAGACCGGTATGGACATCCGGGCATTCTTTGCCCCTGACTATGCCGGCATCATCCAGGGTATGCGCTTTGATAAGGTGGATGTTGCCTGGTACGGCAACAAGTCGGCAATGGAAGCGGTCGACCGCGCCGGCGGCGAGATCATTGCCCAGACTGTGGCCGCCAATGGCGCGCCAGGCTACTGGAGCATCTTGATTGCTCACAAGGACAGCCCGATCAACTCAGTGCAAGACATGCTGGCAAAGGCCGGCGAGCTGACTTTCAGTAACGGCGATCCCAACTCGACCTCCGGATACCTGGTTCCGGGCTATTACGTCTTTGCCAAGAACGATGTCGACCCCAGGAAAATATTCAAGCGCACGCTTAACGCCAGCCACGAAGTCAACGCCCTAAGTGTGGCCAACAAGCAGGTAGATCTGGCCACCTTCAATACTGAGGGCATGGAGCGGCTGGAAGAAACCAACCCTCAGAAAGCGGCCGCCCTCAAGGTGATCTGGAAGTCGCCGCTGATCCCGGCCGACCCCATCGTGTGGCGGAAAAATCTGCCGGAGCAAACCAAGGTCAAGATTCGCGACTTCTTTACAACCTATGGCGGCACCGAGCAAGAGATGGCTATTCTGGCAGGGCTGCAATGGGGCAAGTTTCGGGCCTCGGATAACGATCAGCTACTGCCTATCCGTCAACTTGAACTGTTCAAGGAGCGCAGCCAGGTTCTGGCCGATAGCACGCTGGACGCCGCGCAGCAGCAGGCACGCGTCAAGCAGATCGATGCCGACCTGGAGAAGCTGTCGGCCCGGATGGCGGCGCTTGAAGGCGCCAAGAAAGTCGCCAGCGTCGACTGA
- a CDS encoding GntR family transcriptional regulator yields the protein MSSGLIQITPVPDLVDQVYRGLLDAICSGALMPGERLAQEDIAQRMDVSRQPVLQALRLLKKDGFVQDAPGRGVQVTALEPQSVRKVYEVRGALDALAARLAAQRRYSIDPLLIKNGRLASRASNVQAMIAADLAFHHAIYLASDNELIGQSAEQHWMHLRRAMGAVLQSQAQREALWDEHEAIALAIADGDAQRAEKLSEDHVSRASNALNDRLTQLFPLQAQGDRR from the coding sequence ATGTCATCCGGACTTATCCAGATCACCCCCGTTCCCGACCTGGTAGACCAGGTCTATCGTGGATTGCTTGATGCCATCTGCAGCGGCGCCCTGATGCCGGGCGAACGCCTGGCCCAGGAAGACATCGCCCAGCGAATGGATGTCTCGCGGCAGCCGGTACTGCAAGCCCTGCGTTTGCTGAAGAAAGACGGTTTCGTGCAAGACGCGCCGGGCCGAGGCGTACAGGTGACCGCACTGGAGCCCCAATCGGTGCGCAAGGTCTATGAAGTGCGGGGCGCGCTTGACGCATTAGCTGCCCGGCTGGCAGCACAACGCCGGTACAGTATTGACCCCCTGCTTATCAAGAACGGCCGCTTGGCATCGCGCGCAAGCAATGTGCAGGCAATGATAGCTGCCGATCTGGCCTTCCACCATGCCATTTATCTGGCCTCCGACAACGAGCTGATCGGCCAGAGTGCGGAACAGCATTGGATGCATCTGCGCCGCGCAATGGGCGCCGTCCTGCAATCGCAAGCGCAGCGCGAAGCTCTGTGGGACGAACACGAAGCCATTGCGCTGGCCATTGCCGATGGTGATGCGCAGCGGGCCGAGAAACTGAGCGAGGATCATGTCTCGCGGGCCAGCAATGCGCTCAATGATCGGCTGACCCAACTTTTTCCCCTACAGGCACAAGGAGACCGTCGATGA
- the yghX gene encoding YghX family hydrolase: MTRMTAKDFAPELLELYDFYVHGAITKREFLLRSAKFAVGGLTGASILASLQPDYAWAEQVSFTDPDIKAEYINYPSPKGHGEVRGYLVQPAKAEGKRPAVVVVHENRGLNPYIEDVARRVAKEGFIALAPDGLSSKGGYPGNDEKGRELQAQVDPEKLMNDFFAAVEFMAAHEAATGKVGITGFCYGGGVSNAAAVAYPELAAAVPFYGRQAATGDVPKIQAPLLLHYAENDAGVNGGWPAYEAALKEHGKTYEAYTYPGTNHGFHNDSTPRYDKEAAELAWRRTVDWFKRYLA, encoded by the coding sequence ATGACGCGCATGACAGCCAAAGACTTTGCCCCCGAATTGCTCGAGCTTTATGACTTTTACGTACATGGCGCGATCACCAAACGCGAGTTCCTTTTGCGGTCTGCCAAGTTCGCGGTGGGAGGCTTGACGGGCGCTTCGATCCTGGCGTCCTTGCAGCCGGACTACGCTTGGGCCGAGCAGGTGTCCTTTACCGATCCAGACATTAAGGCCGAATACATCAACTACCCGTCCCCGAAGGGTCACGGAGAGGTTCGCGGCTATTTGGTACAGCCGGCCAAGGCGGAAGGCAAGCGGCCTGCTGTGGTGGTGGTGCACGAGAATCGGGGGCTAAACCCCTATATCGAGGACGTTGCACGTCGCGTTGCGAAAGAGGGTTTCATTGCCCTTGCGCCGGACGGGCTGAGCTCGAAGGGCGGTTATCCAGGCAACGACGAAAAGGGCCGCGAGCTACAAGCGCAGGTCGATCCCGAGAAACTCATGAATGACTTCTTCGCAGCGGTCGAGTTCATGGCGGCGCATGAGGCTGCGACAGGCAAGGTCGGCATTACCGGGTTTTGTTATGGCGGTGGTGTCTCCAACGCGGCAGCGGTGGCTTATCCTGAATTGGCGGCGGCCGTTCCGTTCTATGGCAGACAGGCTGCCACGGGCGACGTGCCCAAAATTCAGGCACCTCTGCTATTGCATTACGCCGAAAACGACGCAGGGGTTAACGGCGGTTGGCCGGCCTATGAGGCGGCTCTGAAAGAGCACGGCAAAACCTACGAAGCCTACACCTACCCCGGCACGAACCACGGCTTTCACAATGACTCCACGCCGCGTTACGACAAAGAGGCCGCCGAACTTGCCTGGCGGCGTACGGTGGATTGGTTCAAGCGGTATCTTGCGTAG
- the phnC gene encoding phosphonate ABC transporter ATP-binding protein: MDTVIRVEGLTKSFSGKQALSNLKLHVGTGEMVALIGPSGSGKSTLLRHLSGLACSDHGGAASVRILGRSVQEDGRLDRRVRRVRADIGYIFQQFNLIGRISVLGNVLMGRLGRISVLRGTFGRFNAHDKALAMAALERVGLADLAGQRASTLSGGQQQRVAIARALAQQAELILADEPIASLDPESARKVMEILRDINETDGKTVVVTLHQVDYAARYCKRVVAMKSGTVHFDGSVSALTVPFLNQLYGGDLDASLLPPAAVMRSHPLPQFELAAA, encoded by the coding sequence ATGGATACAGTTATTCGCGTCGAAGGGCTGACTAAAAGCTTCAGCGGCAAGCAAGCGCTGTCCAACCTTAAATTGCACGTCGGCACCGGTGAAATGGTGGCTTTGATTGGTCCTTCGGGATCCGGCAAGTCGACGTTGCTGCGCCATCTGAGCGGCCTGGCTTGCAGCGACCATGGTGGCGCTGCCTCGGTTCGCATCCTGGGGCGCTCCGTACAAGAGGACGGGCGCCTGGACCGTCGGGTACGCAGGGTGCGCGCCGACATCGGCTACATCTTCCAGCAGTTCAATCTTATTGGCCGCATCAGCGTGCTGGGCAACGTCCTGATGGGCCGGCTGGGCCGCATATCGGTTCTGCGTGGCACGTTTGGTCGCTTCAACGCTCATGACAAGGCCCTGGCCATGGCGGCGCTGGAGCGCGTCGGCCTGGCCGACCTGGCTGGGCAACGGGCCTCGACGCTTTCTGGTGGACAACAGCAGCGCGTGGCGATTGCTCGGGCCCTGGCCCAGCAGGCCGAGCTTATTCTGGCCGATGAGCCCATTGCTTCGCTGGACCCGGAATCTGCGCGCAAGGTCATGGAGATCCTGCGCGATATCAACGAAACCGACGGCAAGACTGTTGTCGTGACCTTGCATCAGGTGGACTACGCCGCTCGCTATTGCAAGCGCGTGGTCGCCATGAAATCCGGCACCGTCCATTTTGATGGTTCCGTCAGTGCGCTGACTGTGCCCTTTCTGAACCAGCTCTACGGTGGTGATCTCGATGCATCGCTACTGCCTCCGGCTGCGGTGATGCGCAGCCATCCCCTTCCCCAATTCGAACTGGCTGCGGCGTGA
- a CDS encoding phytanoyl-CoA dioxygenase family protein, translated as MKLTEAQRLQFEQDGYLFFPGHFSAEETRMLTEAVPALYAEREAWNVREKGSDAVRTNFAAHLHSEPFARLARHPRMVGPVMDLFDEQVYMHQFKINGKMAFEGDVWQWHQDYGTWLNDDQMPTERAMNVAIFLDDVSEFNGPLMFIPGSHRKGVINAQHDLTTTSYPLWTIDNALISQLVDRAGGRNGGIVAPKGPAGSMILFHSCLVHASGSNLSPFNRVAVYLSLCAVGNHIRRFKRPEYIAHRDFSPIELLPDDCLLKPYPVDVPWKNGLPESALRTSLEPIEVTA; from the coding sequence ATGAAACTCACCGAAGCGCAACGCCTGCAGTTTGAGCAAGATGGCTATCTATTCTTTCCCGGCCATTTTTCCGCTGAAGAAACCCGTATGCTTACCGAAGCAGTGCCGGCGCTTTATGCCGAACGGGAAGCCTGGAACGTGCGTGAAAAAGGGTCTGATGCGGTCAGGACCAACTTTGCCGCACACTTGCATAGCGAGCCCTTCGCCCGACTGGCGCGCCATCCCCGCATGGTGGGACCGGTCATGGATCTGTTCGACGAACAGGTCTACATGCATCAGTTCAAAATCAACGGGAAAATGGCCTTTGAAGGTGACGTCTGGCAATGGCACCAGGATTACGGCACTTGGCTCAACGACGACCAGATGCCCACTGAAAGAGCCATGAATGTCGCCATATTCCTGGACGATGTCAGCGAATTCAATGGCCCGCTGATGTTTATTCCCGGCAGCCATCGCAAGGGCGTTATCAATGCTCAGCATGATCTCACCACCACCAGCTACCCACTATGGACCATAGACAACGCGCTGATCAGCCAATTGGTGGACCGTGCAGGCGGCCGCAATGGCGGTATCGTCGCACCCAAAGGGCCGGCAGGCTCGATGATCTTGTTCCATAGCTGCCTGGTGCATGCCTCCGGCAGCAACCTGTCACCCTTCAATCGTGTAGCGGTCTACCTAAGCCTGTGCGCCGTCGGCAATCACATCCGTCGGTTCAAGCGCCCCGAATACATTGCTCATCGCGACTTCTCACCGATCGAACTGCTGCCCGACGACTGTCTGCTCAAACCTTACCCCGTCGATGTGCCCTGGAAGAACGGCCTGCCGGAAAGCGCCCTGCGTACTTCGCTGGAGCCCATAGAAGTAACGGCCTGA